Below is a genomic region from Helicobacter pylori.
CTTTAGGTAAAGACGCTAGATATTTTAAAAGTTTTTGGACTGATTTAGCGCTAGCTAGAGCCTGACCCAACACCAAAATAAGAGCCATTTGCATAGAAAAACCCAAAAGCGTCCAAGCACCATTCCCCCAACTAGAAATGACAGAAAAAGCGTCTTGCCCTGTCAAGCAATAAACAAGAACAAACACGACAAACGATAAAAGAGCGACCAAGACAAAGGAGTCCGGCAAACATTTAGACGCCAAAAACACGCACGCTGAAGTCAAATGCCTTAATAAAAACATAAACACCCCTTTTATAAGCTATAGGTGCACTTCAAATTCAGCTTCTGTTTTTTCTTTCACTTGATCAAGGCTGACACCCTCTTGCAATTCCACTAATTTCATGGCGTTATGGGAAAACTCAAACACCGCTAAATCCGTTATCAATTGATGCACCACGCCCTTTCCTGTTAGGGGCAAGGAGCATTCTTTTTTCACTTTAGACTCCCCGTATTTGTTGCAATGCTCCATGATGACAATCACTTTTTTAGCGCCATGCACCAAATCCATAGCCCCTCCCATGCCTTTTATGAGCTTTTTAGGGATCATCCAATTAGCCAAATCCCCATTTTGTGAGACTTCCATCCCTCCTAAAATCGCTAAATCAATATGCCCCCCACGAATCATCGCAAACGAATCCGCGCTGTTGAAAAACGAAGCGCCCGGCACCACGGTCACGGTCTCTTTGCCTGCATTAATGAGATCTGCATCAACGCCCTCCTCTAAAGGGTAAGCGCCAATCCCTAACAGCCCGTTCTCGCTTTGGAAAACGATATTCATCCCGCTCACTTCATTAGCCACAAGCGTGGGCAAGCCTATCCCTAAATTCACATACATGCCCTCTTTTAGTTCCTTTGCCGCTCTTTTAATGATAGCCTCTCTCATTTCGTGCTCCTTGTTGTGATTTTTTCTATCCGTTTTTCAAATTTCTCGCCCTTATAAATGTGTTGCACATAGATTCCTGGCAAGTGTATTTCATCTGGGTCTAATTCCCCAGCTGGGACAATTTCTTCCACTTCAGCGACGCATATTTTTGCCGCCATCGCACACAAGGGGTTGAAATTTCTAGCCGTTTTTCTAAATACCAAATTCCCAAGAGTGTCGCTTTTATAGGCTTTAATAAGCCCGTAATCGCCTGTGATCGCTCTTTCTAAAATATACTCCTTGCCGTTAAATTCCCTTGATTCCTTGCCTTGAGCGATCAAAGTCCCAACACCGGTTGGGGTGTAGTAAGCGGGTATCCCAGCCCCTCCAGCGCGCAAGTTTTCAGCCAGTGTGCCTTGCGGTGTCAAAACGACTTCAATTTCTCCATTCAGCATTTGCGATTCAAAAATCTTATTCTCTCCCACATACGAAGCGATAATCTTTTTAATCTGCTTTTTTTCTAAAAGAATACCAAGCCCAAAGTCATCAACGCCGCAATTATTGCTCACGACAACCAAATCCTTGATGCCTTTCTTATAAATGTAATCAATGGCGTATTCGGGTATCCCGCACAGCCCAAAACCGCCCACTAAAATAGTATCTCCGTCTTTTAATCCGCTCAATGCTTTGTCTAAATCGGTTATAACCTTGTTCATCTCATTCTCCTTATTTTTGTTCCACTACCACTGATAGACCTTGCCCGCCGCCCACGCACAACGACGCGCAACCCACACCATGCCCGCTTCTTTTCATTTCATGCAATAAAGTGACTAATATCCTAGTGCCGCTCGCACCAATAGGGTGGCCAATCGCTATCGCGCCTCCATTCACATTCACTATATTGGGGTTTAATTCAAGCTCTTTTAACACGGCTAGACTTTGCGCGGCGAAAGCTTCATTGAGTTCAAAAAGATTGATGTCATTGAGATTCATTTTGACATTTTTAAGGTTGTTTTTAATCGCAATACTAGGGCATATACCCATTATATCCGGACTGCAACCACCCAAACCAAACCCTTTAATAGTTGCCATGGTTTTTAACCCCAATGCTTGCGCTTTTTTAGCGCTGCATAAAATGATAATACTCGCGCCATCATTGATCCCTGATGAATTTCCTGCCGTTACCGATCCGTCTTTTTTAAAAGCGGGTTTGAGCTTTGCAAGGGATTCTAGAGTCGTGTCTCTAGGGTATTCGTCTTCTTTAAAAACAACCACGCCTTTTTTATTCGCTATTTCAATAGGCGTGATTTCTTCTTGGAATTTCCCTGCATTAATGGCGGCTCTTGCTTTGAGTTGCGATTGGAGCGCGAAAGCATCTTGCTCTTCTCGGCTGATGTGGTATGCTTGAGCGACATTATCAGCGGTGATCCCCATGTGGTAATCATTGAACGCATCCCACAATCCATCATGTATCATGGAATCTATCATGTTCGCATTCCCCATTCTTTTCCCGTCTCGCATGTCAAACGACAAATAGGGTGCTGCACTCATGTTTTCCACGCCACCGCACACCACCACCTCATCGCGCCCAAGCATGATGCTGTCATGCGCTAATTGAATGGCTTTCATAGACGATCCACAAACCATATTAACGCTAAAAGCATTCCTGTCATTAGGAATGCCAGCGTCTAGTTGGATCTGCCTGGCGATATTTTGACCCAAACCAGCACCTAAAACATTGCCTAAAATGACAGAATCCACATCGCTAGGCTTAAGAGCGCTCGCATTCAAAGCGTCTTTAAGCACGCAAACACCCATTTCTCTAGCGCCCACGCTCTTTAGAGAGCCTAAAAAACTCCCTACAGCGCTTCGTTTTGCTGCCACTATAACCACTTCATTCATGTCTTTGCCTTTAAGTTGATTTATCAGTCATAGTATCACTTTTAGGTGATTGACACCCTAACAGGTTGGATTTTGTTTTAGGTTTTGTTTTAGATTGAGGGAGATCCGTTTATTTTTTTCACAAAAATATTATTCTTATCGTTCAATAATTATTGCACAATATAGCTTCAAGTGGGGATCTAAAATCAAGCAGATACGCACTTTAGACTCATGTTTCTCTAACGCTTTAAAAAATTTCTTTCTAAGCAGTCTTTACCTAGTTTCAGGGTTTTAATAGGGTTTTAAGCAAACTCCCTAATCTCTTTCTCTAAAGCGTTAATAAAAACGCTTGAATAGGATTTTTCCTTAGGGAATTTTTCTAAAAAATCGCTCAATAGCCCAAGGTATTGCTCCTTATTTAAAGCCCCTTTTAACACTTCGTATTTTAAAAAAAGCCAGTAGGTGTTAAGCACATCGCTTTGGCAATAGCTGTCAATAACGCCTTTTTTCTCTTTTTGGCTTAAATTAGGGTTGTAATAAATCGCATGCACTAAATCCCCGCTCACATCAAATTTACCAGGAATATTCATCATGGAGCAAACGCCATTTAGATTCAACCCCCTAACGGATCCATAATGGCTCAAGCTATCCATTAAATCCAAATGAAACTGCTCGCTATAACGCACGCGGTAATTTTCCCATTTGTTTTCTTGGTTGTAAAAAGCGTCTAAGGTTAAATTGTATTTAAGGGCTTTGAGCGTGAGTAGGGGCATGTCAAAACCTCTGCCATTGAAGCTTATCAAGCGCGGTTGCTTTTCGTTAAAGTATTTGAAAAAGTCCTCTAAAAGCTCTTTTTCGCTCGTAAAATCCTCTTTATTCTCGTGTTTTTGACCAAAATTCCCCACTTTGATAAACTTCCCGTAATCATCGCCTATGACCGCTGCAATAGAGATAATTTCATGCAAATAAAGAGGCAAAAACTCACTCCCGCTTTTTTCTTTTTGCTTTTCAAAACTCCGTTCACAGATTTTTAGCGCATCATTTTCTTCTAATTGAAAATGCTCTTTACACAAGCTTATATTAGGAATGGTTTCTATATCAAACACGCACAACATCACACGCTCCTTTCGCATTTTAACATTCTTGTTTCGCTTTTATTATATAACAATTAGTCTTATAGCGCTATAGTGCTAAATTTTAATATCAAAACGATATAACCAAAAATTAAAAAACTTATTTGGAGAATTGGAAGTGGAAGAAATCATTGTCGCTCTTGTGGGCCAACCTAATGTAGGGAAATCCTCCCTCATCAACGCTTTGAGCAACGCCCATTTGAAAGTGGGGAATTTTGCTGGGGTTACCGTGGATAAGATGGAAGTGAGTTTGATCCATAAAGAGCGTCAAATCACGATCATTGATTTACCTGGCACTTACGCGCTCAATGACTTCACCACTGAAGAAAAGGTTACTAAAGATTTTTTAGAAAAAGGGCAATACGATCTCATTCTCAATGTGGTGGATTCCACCAATTTAGAGCGTAATTTAGCCTTAAGCGCGCAGCTATTAGACACGAATAAAAAAATGCTTCTTGCGCTCAACATGTGGGATGAGGCGCAAAAAGAAGGCATTAAAATCAATACAGAAAAGCTTTCTAAAGAATTAGGGGTTGTGTGCGTGCCAACAAGCGCAAGATCCAAAGAAGATCGCTTGAATACAGAGCTTTTATTAGATGAAATTGTCAGGCTTTATTCTCAAAACACTACAAACAATGAAAGCATAAAAGTCCCATCTCAAAGTTTTAAGGAGTCTTTAAAATACAGCCAGAGCGCTCAAAGAATCGCTCAATCAGTGATCAGTGAAAACAAACAAAATGCGAGCTTTGAACACACTTATAAGATTGATAAGATTTTAATGCACCCTCGTTATGGGATTTTCATTTTTTTAGGGTTTATGTTTATCATTTTTTCCTTGAGCTTTTTGATAGGAGGGGGAGTGCAAAAAGCGCTTGAAGCAGGGTTTAAATTTTTGAGCGATAGCGTTAAAGAAAATGTGGCTAATGAAGATTTAGCGTCTTTGGTGGGCGATGGCATTATTGGGGGAGTGGGAGCGACGGTTTCATTCTTGCCTTTAATTGTGGTGTTGTATTTTGGGATTTCTTTACTAGAAACGACAGGCTATATGAGTAGGGTAGCGTTTCTATTAGATGGGATCTTGCATAAGTTTGGCTTGCATGGGAAGAGTTTTATCCCTTTAATCACCGGTTTTGGCTGCTCTGTGCCCGCTTACATGGCGACAAGAACCTTACAAAATTATAACGAACGACTGATCACGCTTTTTGTGATCGGGTTTATGAGCTGCTCGGCAAGACTCCCTATTTATGTGCTGTTTGTAGGCTCGTTTTTCCCTTCTTCAAGCGCGGGTTTTGTGCTGTTTTGCATTTATATTTTGGGGGCGGTTGTGGCGTTAGTGATGGCCAAATTACTCAAATTAAGCGTGTTTAAAGGACAGACTGAATCCTTTATCATGGAAATGCCCAAATACCGCTTTCCCAGTTGGAGAATGGTCTATTTCAGTATCTACACCAAATCGCTTTCCTACCTAAAAAAAGCCGGGACTTACATTTTAGTGGGAGCGATTTTGATCTGGTTTATGTCTCAATACCCTAAAAGCGATGCGGCTATGAAAACTTATAAACAAGAAAGCTTATTAGTGGATAAAAACACCACTCTTTCAAGCGAAGCTAAAGAAGAAAAATTAAAAGAATTAAAAACCAAATTGGATCAAAAGAATTTAAAAAACAGCATTGTAGGAAAAGGTGGGGCGTATTTAGAAAAAGTCTTTAGCCCTATGGATTTTGATTGGCGTTTGAGCGTCTCGCTTGTAACCGGATTTATGGCTAAAGAGGTGGTGGTTTCTACTTTGGGGGTGTTGTTTTCTTTAGGGGATCAAAATGAAAAATCTGACGCTTTTAGAGAAATTTTAAGAAAAGAAGTCAGCGTGCCAAGCGGAATCGCTTTTATCGTGTTTGTGATGTTTTATATCCCTTGTTTTGCAGCGACCATTACTTTTGGTAGGGAAGCTGGGGGGATCAAGTTTGTAGCGTATTTATTTGTCTTTACAACCGTTGTAGCGTATGCGTTTTCCCTGATAGCTTTTTATGCAACTCAAATTTTGGTTTAAAGCCTAGCCATAAAAGGGTTTTTTAAACCCTTTATTTGTTTAAAATCCACCCCATTAAAAATATTAAAAAATTTTTATTTTTCTCCCAATCTTTTCTATAAACATTCGCATTAATCGGCATTTTTGACAAAAAAAGCTATTAATTTAATTTAAATAATAATTGTCTCAAAATTTAAGCTAAAACTAATAACAATTGTTATAAGTTTCTCCCTGTTATAAAAAGGAACATTTTTCACAAAAGGTGGTAAATGAAAAGAATTTTAGTCTCTTTGGCTGTTTTGAGTCATAGTGCGCATGCTGTCAAAACTCATAATTTGGAAAGGGTAGAAGCTTCAGGGGTGGCTAACGATAAAGAAGCGCCTTTAAGCTGGAGGAGCAAGGAAGTGAGAAACTATATGGGTTCTCGCACGGTGATTTCTAACAAACAACTCACTAAAAGCGCGAATCAAAGCATTGAAGAGGCTTTGCAAAATGTGCCAGGCGTGCATATTAGAAACGCTACGGGTATTGGAGCTGTGCCTAGCTTTTCTGTTAGAGGGTTTGGTGGGGGGAGTTCAGGGCATTCCAATACGGCTATGGTTTTAGTCAATGGGATCCCTATTTATGTTGCGCCCTATGTTGATATTAGCATTCCTATTTTCCCTGTAACCTTCCAATCTGTGGATAGAATCAGCGTAACTAAGGGTGGGGAGAGCGTGCGTTATGGTCCTAATGTTTTTGGTGGTGTGATTAATGTGATCACCAAGGGCATTCCTACCCAGTGGGAGAGTCAGGTGAGCGAGAGGGCCACTTTTTGGGGCAAATCTGAAAATGGGGGCTTTTTCAATCAAAATTCTAAAAACCTTGACAAAAGCTTAGCCAATAACATGCTTTTTGACACTTACTTAAGAACAGGGGGCATGATGAATAAGCATTTTGGAATCCAAGCTCAAGCCAACTGGCTCAAAGGGCAAGGGTTTAGATACAACAGCCCTACGAACATTCAAAACTACATGCTAGATTCATTGTATCAAATCAATGACAGCAATAAGATCACTGCTTTTTTCCAATACTATAATTATTTTATGGCAGACCCCGGAACTTTAGGCATAGAAGCGTATAATCAAAATCGTTTTCAAAACAACCGCCCTAATAACAATAAAAGCGGGAGAGCGAAGCGGTGGGGAGCTGTGTATCAAAACTTTTTTGGGGATACGGATAAAATAGGTGGGGATTTCACTTTTAGCTACTATGGGCATGACATGTCAAGGGATTTTCAATTTGATTCTAATTTTTTGAATGTCAATACCAATCCTAAATTAGGCCCTGTTTATACCGATCAAAATTATGCAGGATTTTTTATCTTCGATCATTTAAGGCGTTATATAATGAACGCTTTTGAGCCTAATTTGAACTTAGTTGTCAATACCAGTAAAGTTAAGCAAACTTTTAATGTGGGCATGCGTTTTATGACAATAGATATGTATTTTAGATTGGATCAAAGCACATGCGAAAAAACCGATATTTTTAATGGGGTGTGCCGCATGCCTCCTTTTGTTCTTTCTAAAACTCCCAGCAACAATCAAAACTTGTTTAACAACTATACAGCGGTATGGTTGAGCGATAAAATAGAGCTTTTTGATTCTAAATTGGTGATAACTCCAGGGATTAGATACACTTTTTTGAACTATACCAACAAAGAGCCAGAAAAGCATGATTTTTCTGTATGGAATATTACAAAAAAGCGTCAAAACGAATGGAGTCCCGCCCTTAACATTGGCTATAAACCTATGGAAAATTGGATATGGTATGCGAACTACCGCCGCAGTTTTATCCCTCCACAACATACAATGCTAGGCATTAGTAGGACCAATTACAACCAAATTTTTAATGAAATTGAAGTGGGGCAACGCTATAGTTATAAAAATCTATTGAGCTTTAATACCAATTATTTTGTGATTTTTGCCAATCGTTACTATGCGGGAGGCTATAGCCCACAGCCTATTAACGCTAGGAGTCAAGGGGTGGAATTGGAATTGTATTACGCACCGATTAGGGGTTTGCAATTTCATGTGGCTTACACTTACATTGATGCGCGCATCACTTCTAACGCTGATGATATTGCTTATTATTTTACAGGTATTGTCAATAAACCCTTTGACATTAAAGGGAAGCGTTTGCCTTATGTGAGTCCTAACCAATTCATATTTGACATGATGTATACTTACAAGCACACGACTTTTGGTATCAGTAGCTATTTTTATAGTCGCGCTTATAGTTCCATGCTCAATCAAGCCAAAAGCCAAACCGTGTGCCTGCCCTTAAACCCAAAATACACAGGGGGGCTAGAGTATGGTTGTAATTCTGTGGGGTTATTGCCCTTGTATTTTGTGTTGAATGTTCAAGTAAGCTCAGTTTTATGGCAAAGCGGTAGGCATAAAATCACAGGAAGCTTGCAAATCAACAACCTTTTCAACATGAAGTATTATTTTAGGGGAATTGGCACAAGCCCTACAGGAAGAGAGCCCGCACCAGGGAGATCCATTACAGCGTATTTGAATTATGAGTTTTAAACTGGTTTCAAGCTTTTATAGCTTGAATGTTTTTAATATCAAACCATTTTAAAACTCGCCACTAAATTTTCGGTCAATAAATTAAACCCATCTACCAGAATAAACACTAAAATTTTAAAAGGCAGAGAAATCATTACAGGCGGTAGCATCATCATACCCATCGCCATTAAAATAGAGCTGATCACCATATCAATCACCAAAAAAGGCAAGTAGAGTAAAAAGCCGATTTGAAACGCTGTTTTCAACTCGCTTATCATAAATGCCGGGATTAAAACGCTCAAACTCACATCATCAGGGGTTTTAGGGTTAGGCAGGTTTCTGATCCTAAAAAAAAGGGCTAGATCCTTTTCTCGTGTGTTTTTAAGCATGAATTCCTTGAAAGGCAGAGCGCTTTTTTCAAACGCTTCGGTGTAAGAAATCTTTTTATCCATATAAGGCTTAATCCCTGTATCATAAGCCTTTTTTAGGCTAGGTTCCATGATGAAAAAAGTCAGTATCAAAGAGAGCGAGACTAAAATTTGAGTGGGTGGGGTTTGTTGCGTGCCTAAAGCGGTCCTTAAAAAAGAAAATACCACGATCAAACGGGTGAAACTCGTCATCACTAAAATCAATGACGGGGCTAAAACTAAAAGCGTGAGTAGGGCGATGACATTAAGGGTGGTTACAAGCTGTTTAGGATCATTAGGAGCGTTTAAAGAGAGATTGACGCTAGGCAAAGCACTATCAGCGCTCATTAAAGGGCATATTAAAGGGCAAATGAGGATTAAAAAAATGAAAAAACGCAAAATTCTAGCCTTAAATCTTTGATAAAAACGAAGCCAAATTATAAGATAAGGCATGTTAAAATTCCCTAAAAAAAGGATTTTAATGCTTTCTGTCATCATACTGGCCGCTGGTAAAGGCACTCGCATGCGTTCTAGCCTGCCTAAAACTTTACACACCATTTGTGGGGAGCCTATGCTGTTTTACATTTTAGAGACGGCTTTTTCAATCAGCGATGATGTGCATCTTATCTTACACCACCAACAAGAACGCATTAAAGAAGCGGTGTTGAAGCGTTTTAAGGGCGTAATCTTTCACACTCAAATCGTGGAAAAATATTCAGGGACAGGTGGGGCCATCATGCAAGAAGATAAAACGCCTATCCCTACAAAACATGAGCGGGTTTTGATTTTGAATGCGGACATGCCCTTAATCACTAAAGACGCTCTCGCTCCCTTATTAGAAAGCAAGAATAACGCTATAGGCTTACTTTATTTAGCCGACCCTAAAGGTTATGGGCGCGTTGTTTTAGAAAACCATCAGGTTAAAAAGATTGTAGAAGAAAAGGACGCTAATACCAAAGAAAAAACCATTAAAAGCGTGAATGCTGGCGTGTATTTTTTTGAAAGAAAGTTTTTAGAAAAATACTTACCCAAGCTCCATGACCAAAACGCCCAAAAAGAATACTATCTTACGGATTTAATCGCTCTAGGGATCAATGAAAACGAAAAAATTGACGCTATTTTTTTAGAAGAAGAGTGTTTTTTAGGGGTGAATAGCCAAACAGAAAGGGCGAAAGCTGAAGAAATCATGCTAGAAAGACTGCGAAAAAACGCCATGGACTCGGGGGTAGTGATGCAATTACCAAAGAGTATTTATTTAGAAAAAGGCGTGAGTTTTAAGGGGGAGTGCGTTTTAGAGCAAGGGGTGCGTTTGATTGGGAATTGTTTGATAGAAAACGCGCGCATTAAGGCCTATAGCGTGATAGAAGAGAGCCAGATTGTTAATAGCAGTGTGGGGCCGTTTGCCCATGCGCGCCCTAAAAGCGTGATTTGTGATAGCCATGTGGGGAATTTTGTAGAGACTAAAAACGCTAAACTTCAAGGCGCTAAAGCAGGGCATTTGAGCTATTTAGGGGATTGTGAGATAGGGAAAAACACAAATGTGGGGGCTGGCGTGATCACTTGCAATTACGATGGTAAAAAGAAACACCAAACGATCATCGGTGAAAATGTCTTTATAGGGAGCGATAGCCAGCTAGTCGCCCCAATCAATATCGGCTCTAATGTCTTAATCGGCAGCGGCACCACCATCACTAAAGACATTCCTAGCGGTTCGTTAAGCCTTTCACGCGCCCCTCAAACCAACATTGAAAACGGGTATTTTAAGTTTTTTAAGAAATCTTAAAGAGTTTGAAAAATCGCTTTTACAGAAAGAATTGCAATGTTTTAAAAAGTCCTCTTTTTATTCTTAATTATTTACCTTAATCCTGTAATTTGTGCAGAAACAAAACACTTATTGGGATTTTTGTGATATTTTACTGATTTGTAACAATGCTTTGAATGCGATTATGGTATAAATATTCTTATCAAGGTGTGTCAAACATGCCTTGAATCTCAATTTTATGAAAGGATTTGTTATGAGTGGATTAAAAGCATTTAGTTGTGTAGTGGTTTTATGCGGTGCAATGGCTAATGCGGCTATAGCTGGTCCTAAAATAGAGGCAAGGGGTGAATTAGGCAAACTTATAGGGGGTGGTGTTGGGGGTTTTGTTGGTGATAAAATTGGAGGAGCAATTGGGGTTCCTGGAGGTCCAGTGGGTATTGGATTAGGGAGATTTCTTGGTAGCACAGCAGG
It encodes:
- a CDS encoding TonB-dependent receptor family protein, producing the protein MKRILVSLAVLSHSAHAVKTHNLERVEASGVANDKEAPLSWRSKEVRNYMGSRTVISNKQLTKSANQSIEEALQNVPGVHIRNATGIGAVPSFSVRGFGGGSSGHSNTAMVLVNGIPIYVAPYVDISIPIFPVTFQSVDRISVTKGGESVRYGPNVFGGVINVITKGIPTQWESQVSERATFWGKSENGGFFNQNSKNLDKSLANNMLFDTYLRTGGMMNKHFGIQAQANWLKGQGFRYNSPTNIQNYMLDSLYQINDSNKITAFFQYYNYFMADPGTLGIEAYNQNRFQNNRPNNNKSGRAKRWGAVYQNFFGDTDKIGGDFTFSYYGHDMSRDFQFDSNFLNVNTNPKLGPVYTDQNYAGFFIFDHLRRYIMNAFEPNLNLVVNTSKVKQTFNVGMRFMTIDMYFRLDQSTCEKTDIFNGVCRMPPFVLSKTPSNNQNLFNNYTAVWLSDKIELFDSKLVITPGIRYTFLNYTNKEPEKHDFSVWNITKKRQNEWSPALNIGYKPMENWIWYANYRRSFIPPQHTMLGISRTNYNQIFNEIEVGQRYSYKNLLSFNTNYFVIFANRYYAGGYSPQPINARSQGVELELYYAPIRGLQFHVAYTYIDARITSNADDIAYYFTGIVNKPFDIKGKRLPYVSPNQFIFDMMYTYKHTTFGISSYFYSRAYSSMLNQAKSQTVCLPLNPKYTGGLEYGCNSVGLLPLYFVLNVQVSSVLWQSGRHKITGSLQINNLFNMKYYFRGIGTSPTGREPAPGRSITAYLNYEF
- a CDS encoding pantothenate kinase, with the translated sequence MSGLKAFSCVVVLCGAMANAAIAGPKIEARGELGKLIGGGVGGFVGDKIGGAIGVPGGPVGIGLGRFLGSTAGGYIGSEVGDRVEDYIRGVDREPQTREPQAQREPIRDFYDYGYSFGHAW
- a CDS encoding acetyl-CoA C-acetyltransferase, whose protein sequence is MNEVVIVAAKRSAVGSFLGSLKSVGAREMGVCVLKDALNASALKPSDVDSVILGNVLGAGLGQNIARQIQLDAGIPNDRNAFSVNMVCGSSMKAIQLAHDSIMLGRDEVVVCGGVENMSAAPYLSFDMRDGKRMGNANMIDSMIHDGLWDAFNDYHMGITADNVAQAYHISREEQDAFALQSQLKARAAINAGKFQEEITPIEIANKKGVVVFKEDEYPRDTTLESLAKLKPAFKKDGSVTAGNSSGINDGASIIILCSAKKAQALGLKTMATIKGFGLGGCSPDIMGICPSIAIKNNLKNVKMNLNDINLFELNEAFAAQSLAVLKELELNPNIVNVNGGAIAIGHPIGASGTRILVTLLHEMKRSGHGVGCASLCVGGGQGLSVVVEQK
- the glmU gene encoding bifunctional UDP-N-acetylglucosamine diphosphorylase/glucosamine-1-phosphate N-acetyltransferase GlmU; the encoded protein is MLSVIILAAGKGTRMRSSLPKTLHTICGEPMLFYILETAFSISDDVHLILHHQQERIKEAVLKRFKGVIFHTQIVEKYSGTGGAIMQEDKTPIPTKHERVLILNADMPLITKDALAPLLESKNNAIGLLYLADPKGYGRVVLENHQVKKIVEEKDANTKEKTIKSVNAGVYFFERKFLEKYLPKLHDQNAQKEYYLTDLIALGINENEKIDAIFLEEECFLGVNSQTERAKAEEIMLERLRKNAMDSGVVMQLPKSIYLEKGVSFKGECVLEQGVRLIGNCLIENARIKAYSVIEESQIVNSSVGPFAHARPKSVICDSHVGNFVETKNAKLQGAKAGHLSYLGDCEIGKNTNVGAGVITCNYDGKKKHQTIIGENVFIGSDSQLVAPINIGSNVLIGSGTTITKDIPSGSLSLSRAPQTNIENGYFKFFKKS
- the feoB gene encoding ferrous iron transport protein B, which codes for MEEIIVALVGQPNVGKSSLINALSNAHLKVGNFAGVTVDKMEVSLIHKERQITIIDLPGTYALNDFTTEEKVTKDFLEKGQYDLILNVVDSTNLERNLALSAQLLDTNKKMLLALNMWDEAQKEGIKINTEKLSKELGVVCVPTSARSKEDRLNTELLLDEIVRLYSQNTTNNESIKVPSQSFKESLKYSQSAQRIAQSVISENKQNASFEHTYKIDKILMHPRYGIFIFLGFMFIIFSLSFLIGGGVQKALEAGFKFLSDSVKENVANEDLASLVGDGIIGGVGATVSFLPLIVVLYFGISLLETTGYMSRVAFLLDGILHKFGLHGKSFIPLITGFGCSVPAYMATRTLQNYNERLITLFVIGFMSCSARLPIYVLFVGSFFPSSSAGFVLFCIYILGAVVALVMAKLLKLSVFKGQTESFIMEMPKYRFPSWRMVYFSIYTKSLSYLKKAGTYILVGAILIWFMSQYPKSDAAMKTYKQESLLVDKNTTLSSEAKEEKLKELKTKLDQKNLKNSIVGKGGAYLEKVFSPMDFDWRLSVSLVTGFMAKEVVVSTLGVLFSLGDQNEKSDAFREILRKEVSVPSGIAFIVFVMFYIPCFAATITFGREAGGIKFVAYLFVFTTVVAYAFSLIAFYATQILV
- a CDS encoding 3-oxoacid CoA-transferase subunit B encodes the protein MREAIIKRAAKELKEGMYVNLGIGLPTLVANEVSGMNIVFQSENGLLGIGAYPLEEGVDADLINAGKETVTVVPGASFFNSADSFAMIRGGHIDLAILGGMEVSQNGDLANWMIPKKLIKGMGGAMDLVHGAKKVIVIMEHCNKYGESKVKKECSLPLTGKGVVHQLITDLAVFEFSHNAMKLVELQEGVSLDQVKEKTEAEFEVHL
- the fliP gene encoding flagellar type III secretion system pore protein FliP (The bacterial flagellar biogenesis protein FliP forms a type III secretion system (T3SS)-type pore required for flagellar assembly.); amino-acid sequence: MRFFIFLILICPLICPLMSADSALPSVNLSLNAPNDPKQLVTTLNVIALLTLLVLAPSLILVMTSFTRLIVVFSFLRTALGTQQTPPTQILVSLSLILTFFIMEPSLKKAYDTGIKPYMDKKISYTEAFEKSALPFKEFMLKNTREKDLALFFRIRNLPNPKTPDDVSLSVLIPAFMISELKTAFQIGFLLYLPFLVIDMVISSILMAMGMMMLPPVMISLPFKILVFILVDGFNLLTENLVASFKMV
- a CDS encoding 3'-5' exonuclease, with amino-acid sequence MLCVFDIETIPNISLCKEHFQLEENDALKICERSFEKQKEKSGSEFLPLYLHEIISIAAVIGDDYGKFIKVGNFGQKHENKEDFTSEKELLEDFFKYFNEKQPRLISFNGRGFDMPLLTLKALKYNLTLDAFYNQENKWENYRVRYSEQFHLDLMDSLSHYGSVRGLNLNGVCSMMNIPGKFDVSGDLVHAIYYNPNLSQKEKKGVIDSYCQSDVLNTYWLFLKYEVLKGALNKEQYLGLLSDFLEKFPKEKSYSSVFINALEKEIREFA
- a CDS encoding CoA transferase subunit A, translated to MNKVITDLDKALSGLKDGDTILVGGFGLCGIPEYAIDYIYKKGIKDLVVVSNNCGVDDFGLGILLEKKQIKKIIASYVGENKIFESQMLNGEIEVVLTPQGTLAENLRAGGAGIPAYYTPTGVGTLIAQGKESREFNGKEYILERAITGDYGLIKAYKSDTLGNLVFRKTARNFNPLCAMAAKICVAEVEEIVPAGELDPDEIHLPGIYVQHIYKGEKFEKRIEKITTRSTK